The Patescibacteria group bacterium genome segment ATTTTTCCAAAAACAAAAACAGCCCCGAGTATTCGGAACTGTTTTAAATATTTTTGATTAAATTTTTTTTAAGTAGCGCCGCCCAAACTCGTAAACACAAACCTTACCATCGCATAGGACATGAAAATAACCGCCAAACCAATCACTGCCCAAATTATTATATTTTTTCCTTTTTCCACTTTTTCTGAATTTCCGGAAGCCGTCATCCAGGTAAGCCCACCGTAAATAAACATCACTAATGCCAATGACCCGACAATTCCCAAGACAGCTAAAATGATTTTCCCAATAAAAATTTCCGGAGTAACATTTTCGCCAAGAGGGTTGT includes the following:
- a CDS encoding pilin; this translates as MPATATKCTGGVCLDNPLGENVTPEIFIGKIILAVLGIVGSLALVMFIYGGLTWMTASGNSEKVEKGKNIIIWAVIGLAVIFMSYAMVRFVFTSLGGAT